From the genome of Geobacter sp. SVR, one region includes:
- the feoB gene encoding ferrous iron transport protein B: MRAQTQSAPAIEQEERPNRKGTLRPVEKRTITVAVAGNPNSGKSTLINAIAGTRLQVGNWAGVTVEKKEAIFEYEGQRIRLIDLPGTYSLSPYTQEEIIARDYLVHERPDLVINVVDATNLERNLYLTVQIIELGIPVVMALNIYDEAQAKGYRIDLPGLEKMLGITVVPTSATRKEGLDNLLKGALSAADNPESHTPQQLHYGLDIEAAAKLLAETLKANHPALLERFPQRWLLLKLMEGDARVEQETGLGGGALLDEALHHLKHAHGDDVEAVMADARYALASGLTREVLHKPELRKMELTEKIDRVVLNRFLGIPIFLAAMWIMFKLTFDMSKPYADWIGQMISGPFKRWSEALIGLVHGPDWTVSLVNDGIIAGTGNVLVFVPVIFAMMFFITFLEGSGYMARAAFVMDRAMHAIGLHGKSFIPMLLGFGCNVPAIYATRTLENPRDKALTALLVPLMSCGARLPVYVVFIGAFFPGHAGTVLWSLYVLGIVLAILMGLIFKRTLFKGEAPMFIMELPPYRMPSFRSLMIHTWEKGKHFLIKAGTYILAVSILVWFLLNLPWGIEQKRDSYLGKVGQAVAPVLSPLGFGTWEASSSLVAGLIAKEIVVGTMGEIYVHKTEEKKQEPKPTFGEDLKEVATSFAKATQTSLANVVSTIGISTISAEEDAEKAAERAPLKAVLKTQFTPLSAYAFIVFVLLYMPCVIAAVAMVQEFGTWKWYGIAFGYQMVLAWGAAFLVYQVGSLLGLGV, translated from the coding sequence ATGAGGGCACAGACGCAAAGCGCGCCGGCAATCGAACAGGAAGAGCGCCCGAATCGCAAGGGCACTCTGCGCCCGGTGGAAAAGCGCACCATCACCGTGGCAGTGGCCGGAAACCCCAACTCGGGCAAGTCAACCCTGATCAACGCCATTGCCGGAACCCGGCTGCAGGTCGGGAACTGGGCCGGAGTAACGGTCGAGAAGAAGGAAGCAATTTTCGAATACGAAGGGCAGCGGATCCGCCTGATCGATCTGCCCGGCACCTACTCGCTCTCCCCCTATACCCAGGAGGAGATCATTGCCCGCGATTACCTGGTGCACGAGCGTCCCGACCTGGTCATCAACGTGGTCGATGCCACCAACCTGGAGCGCAACCTGTACCTGACCGTGCAGATCATCGAACTGGGGATCCCGGTGGTGATGGCGCTCAACATCTATGACGAAGCGCAGGCCAAAGGGTATCGCATCGATCTGCCCGGGCTCGAAAAGATGCTTGGCATCACGGTCGTCCCCACCTCGGCCACCCGCAAGGAGGGGTTGGACAACCTGCTGAAGGGGGCACTGTCAGCGGCCGACAATCCGGAGAGCCATACCCCTCAGCAACTGCACTATGGTCTGGATATCGAGGCTGCCGCAAAGCTTCTGGCCGAAACGCTGAAGGCCAATCACCCGGCGCTGCTGGAGCGGTTTCCCCAACGCTGGCTGCTGCTGAAGCTGATGGAGGGGGATGCGCGGGTCGAGCAGGAGACGGGTCTCGGAGGGGGAGCGCTGCTGGACGAAGCGCTGCACCACCTGAAACATGCCCATGGCGACGATGTGGAAGCGGTCATGGCGGATGCGCGTTATGCCCTGGCTTCGGGTCTGACTCGCGAGGTGCTGCACAAGCCGGAGCTGCGCAAGATGGAGCTGACGGAAAAGATCGACCGGGTGGTTCTGAACCGCTTCCTGGGCATTCCGATCTTCCTGGCAGCCATGTGGATCATGTTCAAGCTGACCTTTGACATGTCCAAACCCTATGCCGACTGGATCGGGCAGATGATCTCCGGTCCCTTCAAACGCTGGTCCGAAGCGTTGATCGGGCTGGTTCACGGCCCTGACTGGACCGTATCGCTGGTCAACGACGGCATCATCGCCGGGACCGGCAACGTGTTGGTATTCGTACCGGTGATCTTTGCCATGATGTTCTTCATAACCTTTCTGGAAGGGAGCGGTTACATGGCGCGGGCCGCATTCGTCATGGACCGGGCCATGCACGCCATCGGACTGCACGGCAAGTCGTTCATTCCGATGCTGCTTGGCTTCGGGTGCAACGTGCCGGCCATCTACGCCACCCGCACCCTGGAAAATCCGCGCGACAAGGCGCTGACCGCCCTGCTGGTTCCGCTCATGTCGTGCGGAGCCCGCCTGCCGGTCTATGTGGTCTTCATCGGCGCCTTCTTTCCCGGCCATGCCGGAACGGTGCTGTGGTCGCTGTACGTGCTGGGGATCGTCCTGGCGATCCTGATGGGGCTGATCTTCAAACGTACCCTGTTCAAGGGCGAGGCGCCGATGTTCATCATGGAACTGCCCCCCTACCGGATGCCTTCGTTCAGGAGCCTGATGATCCACACCTGGGAAAAGGGCAAGCACTTCCTGATCAAGGCCGGCACCTACATCCTGGCAGTATCGATCCTGGTCTGGTTCCTGCTGAACCTTCCCTGGGGTATCGAACAGAAGCGTGATTCCTACCTGGGCAAAGTCGGCCAGGCAGTTGCTCCGGTGCTGTCGCCGCTCGGATTCGGCACGTGGGAGGCCAGTTCATCGCTGGTGGCCGGACTGATCGCCAAGGAGATCGTGGTCGGCACCATGGGCGAGATTTATGTCCACAAAACCGAGGAGAAGAAGCAGGAGCCTAAACCGACCTTCGGTGAAGATCTCAAGGAGGTGGCAACGTCCTTCGCCAAAGCCACCCAAACCTCGCTCGCGAACGTGGTATCCACCATCGGCATCAGTACCATTTCAGCCGAGGAGGATGCCGAAAAGGCGGCTGAACGGGCACCGCTCAAGGCGGTCCTGAAAACTCAGTTTACCCCCCTGTCGGCCTATGCCTTCATCGTATTCGTACTGCTCTACATGCCGTGCGTGATCGCAGCTGTGGCAATGGTGCAGGAATTCGGCACCTGGAAATGGTACGGGATCGCCTTCGGCTATCAGATGGTATTAGCCTGGGGGGCCGCCTTCCTGGTCTACCAGGTCGGCAGCCTGTTGGGATTGGGGGTCTGA
- the trpE gene encoding anthranilate synthase component I: MLTTCPDYPTFLTLSRQGNLIPVYREIMADMDTPVTAFKKLDDGRFGFLLESIEGGEKWGRYSFLGSSPSLIVRSRGNRVEIIENGAATTIESADPLNCIRDLLSRFKPVEVEGLPRFFGGAVGYMGYDMVRHFERLPSDKPALIDAYDAYYLITDTIVIFDNVRQKIKVVSNAHLDGDTTPEQAYSDATGKIDAIIRRLRMPLPTGTSPAAASPVQLNSNVSRADFEAAVEKAKEYVRSGDIIQVVLSQRFSGELSADPLDIYRVLRTLNPSPYMFFLRLDDTVIAGASPEVMVRKEGERVELRPIAGTRPRGATIEEDARLAEELLADPKERAEHVMLVDLGRNDLGRVCDTGTVEVSELMVVERYSHVMHIVSNVHGTLSGGRDCFDLVRATFPAGTLSGAPKVRAMQIIDELEPVRREVYGGAAGYFSFSGNMDLAIAIRTLVIKDGMVHLQAGAGIVADSDPAAEWQETVNKAKAARRAIEIAEGGLE; encoded by the coding sequence GTGCTCACCACCTGCCCCGATTACCCCACATTCCTCACCCTTTCCCGTCAAGGCAACCTGATACCGGTCTACCGCGAAATCATGGCAGACATGGATACGCCGGTCACTGCCTTCAAAAAGCTCGATGACGGCCGCTTCGGCTTTCTGCTGGAAAGTATCGAGGGGGGGGAAAAATGGGGGCGCTACAGCTTTCTCGGCTCCAGTCCTTCACTGATCGTCCGTTCCCGCGGAAACCGGGTCGAAATTATCGAAAACGGCGCCGCTACCACGATCGAGTCCGCTGATCCCCTGAACTGCATCCGCGACCTGCTGTCCCGCTTCAAGCCGGTGGAGGTCGAAGGGCTGCCCCGTTTTTTCGGCGGTGCCGTCGGCTACATGGGCTACGACATGGTGCGGCATTTCGAGCGCCTGCCGTCGGACAAGCCGGCCCTGATCGATGCCTATGACGCCTATTACCTGATAACCGATACCATCGTCATATTTGACAATGTCCGCCAGAAGATCAAGGTGGTTTCCAACGCCCATCTGGACGGTGACACAACACCCGAGCAGGCCTATAGCGATGCGACCGGGAAGATCGATGCCATCATCCGGCGCCTGCGCATGCCGCTCCCGACCGGCACTTCGCCCGCCGCGGCCAGTCCGGTCCAGCTCAACTCCAACGTCAGCCGTGCCGATTTCGAGGCTGCCGTGGAAAAAGCCAAGGAATACGTCCGTTCCGGCGACATCATCCAGGTCGTGCTTTCCCAGCGCTTCAGCGGGGAACTGTCCGCCGACCCGCTCGACATCTACCGTGTGCTGCGTACCCTCAATCCCTCGCCCTACATGTTTTTTCTGCGCCTGGATGATACGGTCATTGCCGGCGCCTCTCCGGAGGTCATGGTCCGCAAGGAGGGGGAGAGGGTCGAACTGCGCCCTATTGCCGGCACTCGTCCCCGTGGGGCCACCATCGAGGAGGACGCGCGCCTGGCCGAGGAACTGCTGGCCGATCCCAAGGAACGGGCCGAGCACGTCATGCTGGTGGACCTGGGCAGAAACGACCTGGGACGGGTCTGTGACACCGGCACGGTGGAGGTCTCCGAGCTGATGGTGGTGGAGCGCTATTCTCACGTCATGCACATCGTCTCCAACGTCCATGGCACCCTCTCCGGAGGCCGCGACTGTTTCGACCTGGTGCGGGCCACCTTCCCGGCCGGCACCCTTTCCGGCGCTCCCAAGGTACGCGCCATGCAGATCATCGACGAGCTGGAACCGGTACGGCGCGAGGTCTATGGTGGCGCAGCCGGATATTTCTCGTTCTCGGGCAACATGGATCTGGCCATTGCCATCCGCACCCTGGTCATCAAGGACGGCATGGTGCATCTCCAGGCCGGCGCCGGCATCGTGGCCGATTCCGACCCCGCGGCCGAATGGCAGGAAACGGTCAACAAGGCCAAGGCGGCCCGCCGGGCGATCGAAATAGCCGAAGGGGGGCTGGAATAA
- a CDS encoding Fur family transcriptional regulator, translating to MNEYKHHILKELRAQGVKLTSQRLEVIELLTCDRSHPSALTIFNKARVKCPNISLSTVYYTLALLKKLGLIRELEFEGMDNRYDRDTASHLNLICTGCGKIEDFADGVPVAPDVIERHTGFAAHNMRLEYYGLCSQCR from the coding sequence ATGAACGAATACAAACATCACATTCTCAAGGAACTGAGGGCCCAGGGGGTGAAACTCACCTCCCAGCGCCTGGAAGTCATCGAGCTGCTGACGTGCGACAGGAGCCATCCCTCGGCCTTGACCATCTTCAACAAGGCCCGCGTGAAGTGCCCCAACATCAGCTTATCCACGGTATACTATACCTTGGCGCTCCTCAAAAAACTCGGGTTGATCAGAGAACTTGAGTTTGAGGGAATGGACAACCGCTACGACAGGGATACCGCCAGCCATCTCAATCTGATCTGTACCGGGTGCGGCAAGATAGAGGATTTTGCGGATGGAGTTCCGGTGGCACCCGATGTCATTGAACGTCACACCGGCTTCGCGGCCCACAACATGCGCCTCGAGTATTACGGCTTGTGCAGCCAGTGTCGGTGA
- a CDS encoding HD domain-containing phosphohydrolase: MRNRDDKLNRILNLSLEISEIKDIDLLLEKVLGEARAFTACDAGSIYVREGDHLRFSYAQNDTLRKQLPPGRKLPYATFTVPISNTSIAGYVATNGTILNIPDVYELAPAFPFSFNRSYDAMTGYRTRSMLTIPLKNIRGDIIGVLQLINAVDASGTVVPFPPDEEGIILYFANNAASAIERAKMTREIIMRMNKMAEMRDPKETGPHVNRVAAYAVTLYEAWAQKKGIPQEEIDKNRDVLRMAAMLHDVGKVAISDTILKKPGRFTPEEFQEMKLHTQHGANLFADIYSDFDESAAIVALNHHERWDGNGYPGHVDPITRQALPGFETENGGARGKKGEEIPLFGRIVALVDVYDALSCRRCYKEAWDEESVLGELRAGSGKQFDPELVEVFMECIDTIRQVEKLYPDEEAG; this comes from the coding sequence ATGCGAAATCGGGACGACAAGCTGAACAGGATCCTGAATCTCAGCCTGGAAATTTCAGAGATCAAGGACATCGACCTGCTTCTGGAGAAGGTCCTGGGGGAAGCGCGGGCTTTTACCGCCTGCGATGCCGGCTCGATCTACGTCAGAGAGGGAGACCACCTCAGATTCAGCTACGCCCAGAACGACACCCTGCGCAAGCAACTGCCCCCCGGCCGCAAGCTCCCCTATGCAACCTTCACCGTTCCGATCAGCAACACATCCATTGCCGGTTACGTGGCCACCAACGGGACCATTCTGAACATCCCCGACGTATATGAACTGGCCCCCGCTTTCCCGTTTTCCTTCAACCGCTCCTATGACGCCATGACCGGGTACCGCACCCGCTCGATGCTGACCATACCGCTCAAAAACATACGCGGGGACATCATCGGCGTTCTGCAACTGATCAATGCCGTGGACGCATCCGGCACAGTGGTTCCCTTCCCGCCTGATGAGGAAGGCATCATCCTGTATTTCGCCAATAACGCTGCCAGCGCTATCGAACGGGCCAAAATGACCCGCGAAATCATCATGCGGATGAACAAGATGGCCGAAATGCGCGATCCAAAGGAAACCGGTCCGCATGTCAATCGTGTGGCTGCCTATGCTGTGACCCTCTACGAGGCCTGGGCGCAGAAGAAGGGGATTCCCCAGGAAGAGATCGACAAGAACCGCGATGTGCTGCGCATGGCGGCCATGCTGCATGATGTGGGCAAGGTGGCCATCTCCGACACGATCCTGAAAAAACCGGGACGCTTCACGCCGGAGGAGTTCCAGGAAATGAAGCTCCATACGCAGCATGGTGCCAATCTGTTCGCGGATATCTATTCGGATTTCGACGAATCGGCAGCCATTGTCGCCCTGAACCACCACGAGCGCTGGGACGGCAATGGGTATCCCGGGCATGTCGACCCGATCACCAGACAGGCACTGCCGGGCTTCGAGACCGAAAACGGCGGCGCCCGCGGCAAAAAGGGGGAGGAGATCCCCCTTTTCGGACGCATCGTGGCCCTGGTGGATGTTTACGATGCACTGTCGTGCCGGCGCTGCTACAAGGAGGCCTGGGACGAGGAGAGCGTTCTGGGGGAGCTCCGGGCAGGGTCGGGCAAGCAGTTCGATCCGGAACTGGTGGAGGTCTTCATGGAGTGCATCGACACGATCCGCCAGGTCGAAAAGCTCTACCCTGATGAAGAAGCAGGTTGA
- a CDS encoding cytochrome-c peroxidase: protein MKRLCTMFTVTLAIAAAAGQAVAAEDLLSRAKALFKPMPAKPPVLKGNPATPTKVELGAKLYFDPRLSKSHLISCNTCHNVGVGGGDLQITSTGHGWQKGPRNAPTVLNSAYNTAQFWDGRAKDLAEQAKGPVQASVEMNNTPEQVVKTLNSMPEYVKLFKAAFPADKDPVSFDNMAKAIEVFEATLVTPDAPFDRYLKGDKKALNKRETAGLKLFIDKGCVACHGGINLGGTGYYPFGVVAKPSENILPRGDRGRFSVTNTAQDEYVFRSPSLRNVALTYPYFHSGAVWSLKEAVAIMGSAQFGIQLNDGEIDDIAAFLGSLTGKQPKVVYPILPPSSETTPRPVL from the coding sequence ATGAAACGATTGTGCACCATGTTCACTGTGACGCTTGCCATTGCCGCCGCCGCAGGCCAAGCCGTGGCGGCGGAAGACCTGCTCTCCCGCGCCAAGGCGCTCTTCAAACCCATGCCTGCCAAGCCGCCGGTTTTGAAAGGCAATCCGGCAACCCCGACCAAAGTGGAACTGGGTGCCAAGCTGTATTTCGATCCACGCCTGTCCAAATCGCACCTGATCAGCTGCAATACCTGCCATAACGTCGGCGTCGGCGGTGGCGACCTGCAGATCACCTCTACCGGCCACGGCTGGCAGAAAGGCCCGCGCAACGCCCCCACCGTGCTCAACTCCGCCTATAACACCGCCCAGTTCTGGGACGGCCGTGCCAAGGACCTGGCCGAGCAGGCCAAGGGGCCGGTGCAGGCCTCGGTGGAGATGAACAACACTCCCGAGCAGGTCGTAAAGACGCTCAACAGCATGCCGGAGTACGTAAAGCTCTTCAAAGCCGCCTTCCCGGCCGATAAAGATCCGGTGTCCTTTGATAACATGGCCAAGGCCATCGAGGTTTTCGAGGCAACGCTCGTCACTCCCGACGCCCCCTTTGACCGTTATCTCAAGGGTGACAAGAAGGCACTCAACAAGAGGGAAACAGCCGGCCTGAAACTCTTCATCGACAAGGGGTGCGTGGCTTGCCACGGCGGGATAAATCTGGGAGGAACCGGCTACTACCCGTTCGGTGTTGTGGCCAAGCCGTCGGAAAATATCCTGCCGCGCGGCGACAGAGGGAGGTTCAGCGTCACCAACACCGCCCAGGACGAGTACGTGTTCCGTTCCCCTTCGCTGCGTAACGTGGCGCTCACCTATCCCTACTTCCATTCCGGTGCGGTCTGGAGCCTGAAGGAGGCGGTGGCGATCATGGGATCGGCCCAGTTCGGCATCCAGCTCAATGACGGGGAGATCGACGACATCGCCGCCTTCCTGGGGAGCCTGACCGGCAAGCAGCCCAAGGTCGTGTATCCGATTCTTCCCCCCAGCAGCGAAACCACTCCCCGTCCCGTCCTGTAA
- the aroF gene encoding 3-deoxy-7-phosphoheptulonate synthase: protein MIIVMKAGAVKKERDEVLKRIRELGYKPHVIHGATRDVIGAVGDERGKAVLQSLESMHGVEKVVPILQPYKLASKEVKKEPSVVRISDEVSIGGDRVIMMAGPCSVESEQQIIESALAVKQAGAHVLRGGAFKPRTSPYSFQGLEEDGLKLLAKARELTGLPIVTEVINPETADLVAEYADILQIGARNSQNFALLKKVGQLKRPVLLKRGMSMTIQEFLMSAEYIMSEGNQSVILCERGIRTFETATRNTLDLSAIPVLKEKTHLPVVIDPSHGTGNHHYVAPMCYAALAAGADGLIVEVHPDPEHASSDGPQSLKPKKFEMMMERLKLFAEAAGKSL, encoded by the coding sequence ATGATCATCGTTATGAAGGCGGGTGCGGTCAAAAAGGAGCGGGACGAGGTGCTGAAGCGCATTCGCGAACTGGGGTACAAGCCGCACGTGATTCATGGAGCCACTCGGGACGTGATCGGCGCGGTGGGGGACGAACGGGGCAAGGCCGTATTGCAGAGCCTGGAATCGATGCATGGCGTCGAAAAGGTGGTGCCGATCCTGCAGCCGTACAAGCTGGCCTCCAAGGAGGTCAAAAAAGAGCCGAGCGTGGTGCGGATCAGCGACGAGGTGTCCATTGGCGGCGATCGGGTGATCATGATGGCTGGCCCCTGCTCTGTCGAGAGCGAGCAACAGATCATCGAGTCCGCCCTGGCGGTCAAGCAGGCCGGTGCCCACGTACTGCGTGGCGGAGCCTTCAAGCCACGTACCTCTCCTTATTCTTTCCAGGGGCTGGAGGAGGATGGGCTGAAACTCCTGGCCAAGGCCCGCGAACTGACCGGCCTGCCGATCGTGACTGAGGTGATCAATCCCGAGACCGCCGATCTGGTGGCTGAATACGCCGACATTCTGCAGATCGGTGCCCGCAACTCACAGAACTTCGCCCTGCTGAAAAAGGTCGGGCAGCTCAAACGGCCGGTGCTGCTCAAGCGGGGCATGTCCATGACCATCCAGGAGTTCCTGATGAGCGCCGAGTACATCATGAGCGAGGGCAACCAGTCGGTGATCCTGTGCGAACGCGGCATACGGACCTTCGAAACCGCCACCCGCAACACTCTCGACCTGTCGGCCATACCGGTTCTCAAGGAAAAAACCCATTTGCCGGTGGTGATCGATCCCTCCCACGGCACGGGTAATCACCACTACGTAGCTCCCATGTGTTACGCAGCCCTGGCGGCCGGCGCGGACGGCCTGATCGTCGAGGTGCACCCCGACCCGGAGCATGCCTCCAGTGATGGGCCGCAGTCGTTGAAACCCAAGAAGTTCGAAATGATGATGGAACGGTTGAAGCTGTTCGCCGAAGCGGCGGGAAAAAGCCTGTAG
- a CDS encoding FeoA family protein, with translation MNLAQLKPGETGTIAAIGAIGPLKRRLMDMGVLVGVDVKVLKVAPLGDPIEVSIKSYNLSLRKQEAEGIAVEVFK, from the coding sequence ATGAATCTGGCACAGCTGAAACCGGGGGAAACGGGAACGATCGCCGCCATTGGCGCCATCGGCCCCCTGAAGCGCAGGCTGATGGACATGGGGGTTCTGGTCGGGGTGGATGTCAAAGTACTGAAGGTCGCTCCGCTGGGAGACCCGATCGAGGTCAGCATCAAGAGCTACAACCTCTCCCTGCGCAAACAGGAAGCCGAGGGCATTGCCGTGGAGGTCTTCAAATGA
- a CDS encoding FeoA family protein translates to MIPLGLLSPGEKGEILAVRITTKSGSDQCCQEQLKCDCRVEDMGLRVGKCVEMLTNGGGPVLVKVDESRIAVDRGMAMKIMVRR, encoded by the coding sequence ATGATACCACTTGGATTGCTGAGCCCCGGCGAAAAGGGTGAAATACTGGCAGTCAGGATCACCACCAAATCCGGCTCTGACCAATGCTGCCAGGAGCAGCTCAAATGCGACTGCCGGGTCGAGGACATGGGGCTGCGGGTCGGCAAGTGCGTTGAGATGCTGACCAATGGCGGAGGTCCGGTACTGGTCAAGGTGGATGAGTCGAGGATAGCGGTGGACCGCGGCATGGCAATGAAAATCATGGTAAGGAGATAA
- a CDS encoding aminodeoxychorismate/anthranilate synthase component II has protein sequence MLLMIDNYDSFTYNIVQYFGQLGEDVRVFRNDRITLEEIEALNPERLVISPGPCSPEEAGISVAAIRHFAGRIPLLGVCLGHQAIGAAFGGTVTRSVSLMHGKTSPIHHNGLDLFQGLPNPFQATRYHSLIVERTSLPDCLQVTAWVENGEIMGMRHQDLPVWGVQFHPESILTEGGMKLLSNFLEISRT, from the coding sequence ATGCTGCTGATGATCGACAACTACGATTCCTTCACCTATAACATCGTCCAGTATTTCGGCCAGCTGGGCGAAGATGTACGCGTTTTCCGCAACGACCGTATCACCCTGGAGGAGATCGAAGCCCTCAATCCCGAACGGCTGGTGATCTCTCCCGGTCCCTGTTCCCCGGAGGAGGCCGGCATTTCCGTCGCCGCCATCCGGCACTTTGCCGGCCGGATCCCCCTGCTGGGGGTCTGTCTCGGTCATCAGGCCATTGGCGCCGCTTTCGGCGGCACGGTCACGCGCAGCGTTTCGTTGATGCACGGCAAAACCTCCCCCATCCATCACAACGGCCTCGACCTGTTCCAGGGGCTTCCCAATCCGTTCCAGGCCACCCGCTATCACTCGCTGATCGTTGAGCGCACCTCGTTGCCGGACTGCCTGCAGGTCACCGCCTGGGTCGAAAACGGCGAGATCATGGGGATGCGTCACCAGGACCTGCCGGTGTGGGGTGTACAGTTTCATCCCGAATCGATCCTGACTGAAGGGGGCATGAAGCTACTCAGCAATTTCCTCGAAATTTCGCGTACCTGA
- a CDS encoding FeoB-associated Cys-rich membrane protein yields the protein MGTMDMIIAGVILAGAFWLLYHSIWKKKGHCPGGCGSGGCCDKK from the coding sequence ATGGGAACTATGGATATGATCATTGCAGGCGTGATACTGGCTGGAGCCTTCTGGCTCCTGTACCACTCCATCTGGAAGAAAAAGGGGCATTGCCCGGGAGGCTGCGGCAGCGGAGGATGCTGCGACAAGAAGTAG
- a CDS encoding dienelactone hydrolase family protein, which produces MKYLFLVLTMIGLAANAEAAVKTQVIEYKQGDTLLEGYLAWDDAEAGKRPGILVVHEWTGLGPYVKKRAEMLARMGYVAFAADIYGKGVRPTQAEAAKVAAIYKDDRNLMRERAKAGLETLKAQKQVDRNRLAAIGYCFGGTTVLELARSGADLKGTVSFHGGLATPNSADAKNITGRVLALHGADDPFVKADEVAAFQDEMRTAGVDWQLNIYGGAVHGFTNPEAGNDNKKGAAYNEKADKRSWEAMKVFFREIFR; this is translated from the coding sequence ATGAAATACCTGTTCCTGGTGCTGACAATGATCGGACTGGCGGCGAATGCGGAGGCGGCCGTCAAAACTCAGGTCATCGAATACAAGCAGGGGGACACCCTGCTGGAAGGTTACCTCGCCTGGGATGATGCCGAAGCCGGCAAACGTCCCGGCATACTGGTGGTGCACGAATGGACCGGTCTGGGCCCTTATGTGAAGAAACGGGCCGAGATGCTGGCCCGCATGGGATATGTCGCCTTTGCAGCCGATATCTACGGCAAGGGGGTGCGCCCCACCCAGGCTGAAGCCGCCAAAGTTGCGGCCATTTACAAGGACGACCGCAACCTGATGAGGGAGCGGGCCAAGGCGGGGCTGGAAACGCTCAAGGCCCAGAAACAGGTAGATCGGAACCGCCTGGCAGCCATCGGCTACTGCTTTGGCGGCACCACCGTACTGGAGCTGGCACGCTCGGGAGCCGACCTGAAAGGCACGGTCAGCTTCCACGGCGGTCTGGCAACTCCAAACTCCGCTGACGCGAAAAACATCACGGGCAGGGTCCTGGCGCTGCATGGCGCCGATGACCCCTTTGTGAAGGCAGACGAGGTGGCCGCTTTTCAGGACGAGATGCGCACAGCGGGGGTCGATTGGCAACTAAACATCTATGGTGGCGCGGTACACGGCTTCACCAATCCGGAGGCAGGCAACGACAACAAAAAGGGCGCGGCCTACAACGAAAAGGCCGACAAGCGTTCCTGGGAAGCGATGAAGGTTTTCTTCAGAGAGATATTCAGATAA
- a CDS encoding chemotaxis protein CheV has protein sequence MAIASNKILLESDTNELEIVEFRIDEVDGQGNVVPCYYGVNVAKVREIIRLPQLSRVVNAKPGVEGMIKLREKVITIINLAMVLGKNTGDMVADRVVVLEFNNLMVGVLVHSVSRIYRISWKNVEPPSKSVHSDQVTGLVKMDDRIILVLDFEKIVGELCSESALRPLDQDTIHQAVEFNRAHKIVLVADDSAFIRHTMCSALRSAGYVVEEAEDGAAAWDMIQRKIAESEMQGVDVRSILSLLITDVEMPQMDGLHLTSLVRKTETVKELPVVIFSSLASDDNKRKWIGLGANHILTKPDLPNLVKVADQLAAY, from the coding sequence ATGGCCATAGCCAGTAACAAGATTTTGCTGGAAAGCGATACCAACGAGCTGGAAATCGTTGAATTCCGTATCGATGAGGTCGACGGCCAGGGGAACGTGGTTCCCTGCTATTACGGCGTCAACGTTGCCAAGGTGCGCGAGATCATCAGGCTGCCCCAGCTGTCGCGGGTGGTCAATGCCAAGCCCGGTGTCGAAGGCATGATCAAACTGCGGGAAAAGGTCATCACGATCATCAACCTGGCGATGGTGCTCGGCAAGAACACCGGCGACATGGTGGCCGACCGGGTGGTCGTGCTCGAATTCAACAACCTGATGGTAGGGGTGCTGGTGCATTCCGTCTCCCGCATCTACCGCATCTCGTGGAAAAATGTCGAGCCGCCGTCAAAATCGGTGCACAGCGATCAGGTAACCGGCTTGGTCAAAATGGATGACCGCATCATTCTTGTGCTCGATTTCGAGAAAATCGTCGGCGAGCTCTGTTCGGAGAGCGCGTTGCGGCCGCTCGATCAGGATACGATCCATCAGGCGGTGGAGTTCAACCGCGCCCATAAAATCGTGCTGGTAGCCGACGATTCGGCCTTCATCCGCCACACCATGTGCAGCGCTCTGCGTAGTGCCGGCTATGTGGTCGAGGAGGCGGAAGACGGCGCCGCTGCCTGGGACATGATCCAGCGCAAAATTGCCGAAAGCGAGATGCAGGGGGTGGATGTCAGGAGCATCCTGAGCCTGCTGATCACCGACGTGGAGATGCCCCAGATGGACGGACTGCATCTCACGTCGCTGGTCCGCAAGACGGAAACGGTCAAGGAGCTGCCGGTCGTGATCTTCTCTTCGCTGGCTTCCGACGATAACAAGCGCAAATGGATCGGACTGGGCGCCAATCATATCCTGACCAAGCCTGACCTGCCGAACCTGGTCAAGGTGGCTGATCAACTGGCCGCATATTGA